CCAGGGGGCCCGCCGCTACGGGGTGGGGGCCGGCGCCTCGCATCTGCTCGGCGGTCACAGCGAGGCGCATCACGAGCTCGAGGAGGCCTTGGCGGCGTTCGTGGGGACCCCCCGGGCGCTGATCTTTTCCACGGGCTATATGGCAAACCTCGCGCTCGTGGCCACCCTGTGTCCGCGCCGTGGCCGGCTCTTCGAGGACCGACGTAATCATGCCTCGCTCATCGATGGCGCCCGCCTCGCGCAGGCCGACCGGCACCGCTACCGTGACGTCGCCGGCCTCAAGCGCGCGCTGGCCGCGGCCGCACCCGGTGGGCTCGTGGCCAGTGACGGGGTCTTTAGCATGGACGGCGATACCGCGGATGTCCCGGGGTTGCTCGCGCTCGCCCGGACCCACGGCGCGGGGCTTTTGCTGGATGATGCCCATGCCTTCGGTGTCGTGGGTCCGCAAGGGCGTGGGACGCCGGCCGCGCAGGGCCTTGGTCACGATCCCGCGCTCGTCCACATGGGCACCCTCGGCAAGGCCTTCGGTGTGTTCGGTGCGTTCGTGGCGGCCGGTACGGATGTCATCGAGGCCCTGATACAGACCGCCCGACCCTACATCTATACGACCGCCCTGCCGCCGGCCTTGGCGGTTTGTGCCAAGGCCAGTCTCGCGATCGCGGCGGCCGAGGACTACCGGCGCACCGAACTTGGCGAGCGCATCCATCAGTTTCGCGCGGGTGCCGCGCAACTCGGCCTGCGGGTTTTGCCGTCGTCCACCCCGATCCAGCCGGTGATTCTAGGCGATGCCGCTCGCGCGCTCGACGCCAGCGCGCGGCTGCGCGAGCAGGGCCTTTATGTGCCCGCGGTGCGTCCGCCGACCGTGCCCGCCGGCACCGCGCGACTGCGCATTACGTTAAGCGCCGTTCATACTCGCGATGACGTCGAGCACCTCCTCGGCGCGCTCGCGGCCCTGCCGCCCGGTACCGCCTGATGCTGTTTCTCGTGCATGGTTGGGGGTTGAACCGAAGGGTCTTTGCCGGGCTCGAGCAGGCCCTGGCGCGGCCCTGCGCATCGCTGGACCTGCCGGGCCATGGACGGGCCGCCTACGAGCCGGGCGCGCTCGACCCGGATACGCTCGCGGCCGAACTAGCCGCGCGTCATCCCGGGGCCCATGCCTGGCTCGGCTGGTCGCTCGGCGGGCTCGTTGCCCTGACACTCGCCGCGCGCCATCCCGAAAGCGTAAGCCGGCTTATCCTGGTTGGAGCGACACCCTGTTTCGTGCGTGCCCGCGATTGGCCCCACGGCACCGAACCCGCGGTCTTTCAGACCTTCGCCAAGCAGTTGGCCATCGATCATGAGGCCACCCTGCGACGATTTCTGACCTTGCAGGCCGGCGCCGGCGCGCGTTCCGAGGTGCGCGCGCTCATGGCTGATCTCGAGGGCGGCGGGGCGCCGCGCCCGGAGGCCCTGGCCGAAGGGCTCGCGGTGCTTCAAGAAAGCGACCGCCGTCCGCTCTTGCCCGCCGTGCATGCGCCGGTGCTCCTCTTGCACGGTATGGACGACACGATCGTCTCGATCGAGGCCGCGCGCGCGGCCGCCGCGCTTATGCCGAACGCGCGTTTTTGCGCGGTGGGCCGCGGGCATGCGCCATTTCTGAACGCGCTGCCGGAGAGCGCCGCCCTTATCCGGGATTTCCTTCATGAATGACTTAAGCCCCGAGGCCATCCGCCACAGCTTCGATCGCGCCGCGCGCCATTACGACGAGGGCGCGGTCTTGCAGCGCACGGTGGCAGACGAGCTCTTGAGCCGCTTCCAATGGTTGCGTGTCGAGCCCGCCACCGTGCTCGACGTGGGGACCGGCACCGGCTATGCCCTCTCCCATCTGCGCCGCCGGTTTCGTAAGGCACGAGTGCTGGCCTGCGATATCGCGTGGGCGATGGCTTGCGCCGCGCGGTCGCGCCGGGTGCTGTGGCGTCCAAGCCCGGTGTGGGTCGCGGACGCCCACGACCTGCCCCTGGGCGCCCAGACCATCGATTGCATCTATTCGAGTCTGGCCCTGCAGTGGATGGATGCCCCGCGCGCCTTTGCCGAGTTTCGCCGCGTCCTGCGGGGGGAGGGCCTGTTGACCTTTGCCACCTTTGGCCCCGATACCTTGCGGGAGCTGCGCACCGCCTGGGCGCATGTCGATGATCGGCCGCATGTACATAGTTTCATGGATATGCATGACCTGGGGGATGCCCTGATCGAGGCCGGATTCTCGGATCCCGTCCTCGATGTCGAGCGCTATACCCTCACCTACGAGTCGGTGGGCGCCGCATTGCGTGATTTGAAGCGTATCGGGGCGCATAATGCCGCGGCGGCCCGTTTCCCCGGGCTCACGGGCAAGGGCCGCTATCGGCGCTTCGAGCAGGCCTATGAGGGCTTCCGCCAGGACGGGCGGCTGCCCGTGACCTACGAAGTCGTCTATGGCCAGGCGTGGGTCCCATCGGGCGCGCCGCCCCCGTCCATTCCCTCCAGGGGCCGTCCCGTAATCCCCATCCGGAGTGCCTGACGGCGGACCGACACATTCCTGGTCGAACGGATCCTGGCGCGCCGCGGCCGCCGTCTGGGGCGATGGCCACCGCTCCCGGTTCCGGGAGGCTGCGTCCCATGCACCATTCTCCGAAATTCCGAGGGCCCATGATCACGACCGCCCCGCGCCCAACGGGCATTCCCGCGAGTGCCACGGGCTCGCCCGAGCCCCGGCCGCAAAGGCGCGAGGTGGGCGGGAGGTCCATCACTTGTGTCTTGCCGGTTCTCATCGGCTCCGCGCCGTGGCAGCATGCAAGACATCAGTAATTCGGGGGGCTTTTCGGGCATGTCGATCATCCGGACATCGAGGTTTGTGCTGCGCCCCTATGAAAGGCGGGATGCGACGGCATTCGCGTACGCGGTCCGCGAGGCCGCGGTCGCGGCCGATCATTGGTTGTCCTGGGCCGAAGAGACCTATAGCGAACAGGATGCGCGCAGCTGGTTCCGGTCAGTGGCCGTTGGCCATAAGATGGGGACGAGCCACGAGTACGGCATATTCTCCCTGGCCGAGGAGGCGTTTATCGGTGGCGCCGGCCTGAATCGCATCGATTCCCACAATCGCCTGGCCAATCTTGGGTACTGGGTACGGCCAACGCGCCGCCGCCAGGGAGTGGCGTGCGAATGTGCCTCGGCGCTCGTTGAATACGCCTTTACCGTGCTCGGCCTCCAGAGGATCGAGGTCGTGGTCGCGGTCGGCAACGACGCAAGCGCGGGGGTGGCGCGCAAGCTCGGCGCCCACCTGGAGTGCGTGGCGCAGAATCGACTCCGCGTTCGTGGCCAGCCGGTCCCCGCCTACGTCTTCGCGCTCACTGCGCACCCCTACGAGCGGCCATCATGACCGCCCGGTTCGTCGGGGGATGGCGGCACCTCAGCCTGTCTTGCGGGACCCGCTAATCGCTTGGACGCTCCCACGGCGCTCCATATGAGCCTTGCGCCACGACCCAAGCCGCCCAGGATCATCCCGCCCCGATCGGGCGCGCGCGCCGCGCAAGCCCGCGCCGCAGGCTTCCTGCCTGCCCCGTTCGGCGCGTTTCTTCCGCGGTGCCGTGATCTTGTCGGCGGCGACGGGGCGCCA
The DNA window shown above is from Acidiferrobacter sp. SPIII_3 and carries:
- a CDS encoding GNAT family N-acetyltransferase, with amino-acid sequence MSIIRTSRFVLRPYERRDATAFAYAVREAAVAADHWLSWAEETYSEQDARSWFRSVAVGHKMGTSHEYGIFSLAEEAFIGGAGLNRIDSHNRLANLGYWVRPTRRRQGVACECASALVEYAFTVLGLQRIEVVVAVGNDASAGVARKLGAHLECVAQNRLRVRGQPVPAYVFALTAHPYERPS
- the bioF gene encoding 8-amino-7-oxononanoate synthase, with translation MTGDPFASILEWTFARLRDQDLWRRRERRQSPQGPSVQVDGRTLLSFASNDYLGLANDPRLVEAWCQGARRYGVGAGASHLLGGHSEAHHELEEALAAFVGTPRALIFSTGYMANLALVATLCPRRGRLFEDRRNHASLIDGARLAQADRHRYRDVAGLKRALAAAAPGGLVASDGVFSMDGDTADVPGLLALARTHGAGLLLDDAHAFGVVGPQGRGTPAAQGLGHDPALVHMGTLGKAFGVFGAFVAAGTDVIEALIQTARPYIYTTALPPALAVCAKASLAIAAAEDYRRTELGERIHQFRAGAAQLGLRVLPSSTPIQPVILGDAARALDASARLREQGLYVPAVRPPTVPAGTARLRITLSAVHTRDDVEHLLGALAALPPGTA
- the bioC gene encoding malonyl-ACP O-methyltransferase BioC, encoding MNDLSPEAIRHSFDRAARHYDEGAVLQRTVADELLSRFQWLRVEPATVLDVGTGTGYALSHLRRRFRKARVLACDIAWAMACAARSRRVLWRPSPVWVADAHDLPLGAQTIDCIYSSLALQWMDAPRAFAEFRRVLRGEGLLTFATFGPDTLRELRTAWAHVDDRPHVHSFMDMHDLGDALIEAGFSDPVLDVERYTLTYESVGAALRDLKRIGAHNAAAARFPGLTGKGRYRRFEQAYEGFRQDGRLPVTYEVVYGQAWVPSGAPPPSIPSRGRPVIPIRSA
- a CDS encoding alpha/beta fold hydrolase → MNRRVFAGLEQALARPCASLDLPGHGRAAYEPGALDPDTLAAELAARHPGAHAWLGWSLGGLVALTLAARHPESVSRLILVGATPCFVRARDWPHGTEPAVFQTFAKQLAIDHEATLRRFLTLQAGAGARSEVRALMADLEGGGAPRPEALAEGLAVLQESDRRPLLPAVHAPVLLLHGMDDTIVSIEAARAAAALMPNARFCAVGRGHAPFLNALPESAALIRDFLHE